The bacterium genome includes a region encoding these proteins:
- a CDS encoding methyltransferase domain-containing protein, with amino-acid sequence MTNPYRKDLSHLTWAEVYERQERRAGLMEEWLDALGLQPGDRVLDVGSGPGFVSLALAGRVGPGGAVYAIDRSAEALACLEGFQKERGAAQIQRIAADAAALEPADFPADAAVISVVLHHADDPPGILRNVAQMLVPGGRALVAEFHPEGPCEQGPPREHRIAPECIQTWCQDAGLVVQAFRRQTSEYYMILAQRLSQVVRS; translated from the coding sequence ATGACGAATCCGTACCGCAAGGACTTGAGCCATCTCACCTGGGCAGAGGTGTACGAGCGACAAGAAAGGCGGGCCGGCTTGATGGAGGAATGGCTGGACGCCCTCGGCCTTCAGCCGGGGGACCGCGTGCTGGACGTGGGCTCCGGGCCTGGCTTCGTGAGCCTGGCGCTCGCTGGCCGGGTGGGGCCCGGCGGGGCCGTCTACGCGATCGACAGGTCCGCCGAGGCTCTGGCCTGCCTTGAGGGTTTCCAGAAAGAGCGTGGGGCGGCGCAGATCCAGCGGATCGCCGCGGACGCCGCCGCGCTGGAGCCCGCGGACTTCCCCGCGGACGCGGCGGTGATCTCGGTGGTCCTGCACCACGCGGACGACCCGCCGGGCATCCTGCGCAACGTGGCCCAGATGCTTGTGCCCGGAGGCCGGGCCCTGGTGGCGGAGTTCCACCCGGAGGGCCCTTGCGAGCAGGGTCCCCCGCGGGAGCACCGGATCGCACCCGAATGTATTCAAACGTGGTGCCAGGACGCCGGTCTCGTGGTTCAGGCCTTCCGGCGCCAGACATCCGAATACTACATGATCCTCGCCCAGCGGCTGTCCCAAGTGGTGCGGTCCTAG